A region of Ochotona princeps isolate mOchPri1 chromosome 2, mOchPri1.hap1, whole genome shotgun sequence DNA encodes the following proteins:
- the TXNIP gene encoding thioredoxin-interacting protein yields MVMFKKIKSFEVVFTDPEKVYGSGEKVAGRVIVEVCEVTRVKAVRILACGVAKVLWMQGSQQCKQTLDYLRYEDTLLLEEQPTGENEMVIMRPGNKYEYKFGFELPQGPLGTSFKGKYGCVDYWVKAFLDRPSQPTQEIKKRFEVMDLVDVNTPDLMAPVSAKKEKKVSCMFIPDGRVSVSARIDRKGFCEGDDISIHADFENTCSRIVVPKAAIVARHTYLANGQTKVLTEKLSSVRGNHIISGSCASWRGKSLRVQKIRPSILGCNILRVEYSLLIYVSVPGSKKVILDLPLVIGSRSGLSSRTSSMASRTSSEMSWIDLNIPETLEAPPCYMDVIPEDHRLESPTTPLLDDVDGPPDSPIFMYPSEFKFVPPPTYTEVDPCVLNNNVQ; encoded by the exons ATGGTGATGTTCAAGAAGATCAAGTCTTTTGAGGTGGTCTTCACCGACCCTGAAAAAGTGTACGGCAGTGGGGAGAAGGTGGCCGGCCGGGTGATTGtggaggtgtgtgaagttactcgGGTTAAAGCCGTCAGGATCCTGGCCTGTGGGGTCGCCAAAGTCCTGTGGATGCAGGGCTCCCAGCAGTGCAAGCAGACGCTGGACTACCTGCGGTATGAAGACACCCTTCTCTTGGAAGAGCAGCCCACAG GTGAGAATGAGATGGTGATTATGAGACCTGGAAACAAGTACGAGTACAAGTTTGGCTTCGAGCTTCCACAAGG ACCTCTGGGAACATCCTTCAAAGGCAAATATGGTTGTGTGGACTACTGGGTGAAGGCTTTCCTCGACCGCCCCAGCCAGCCAACTCAAGAGATCAAGAAGCGCTTTGAAGTGATGGATTTGGTGGATGTCAATACCCCCGATTTAATG gcacctgtgtctgctaaaaaggagaagaaagtttCCTGCATGTTCATTCCTGATGGGCGAGTGTCTGTCTCTGCCAGAATTGACAGAAAAGGATTCtgtgaag GTGATGACATTTCCATCCATGCTGATTTTGAGAATACATGTTCCCGCATTGTGGTCCCCAAAGCGGCCATTGTAGCCCGACATACTTACCTTGCCAACGGCCAGACGAAAGTGCTAACGGAGAAGTTGTCATCAGTCAGAGGCAATCATATTATCTCAGGGTCTTGTGCATCATGGCGTGGCAAGAGCCTTCGGGTACAGAAGATCAGACCTTCCATCCTGGGTTGCAACATCCTTCGAGTTGAATATTCCTTACTG ATCTATGTTAGCGTCCCTGGCTCCAAAAAAGTCATCCTTGACTTACCACTGGTGATCGGTAGCAGATCAGGTCTGAGTAGCCGGACATCCAGCATGGCCAGCCGAACTAGCTCTGAGATGAGTTGGATAGATTTAAACATCCCAGAAACCCTAGAAG cACCTCCTTGCTATATGGATGTCATTCCTGAAGATCATCGTCTGGAGAGTCCCACCACTCCTCTGCTAGATGATGTGGATGGTCCTCCAGACAGCCCTATTTTTATGTATCCCTCTGAGTTCAAGTTTGTGCCACCACCCACTTACACAGAG GTGGATCCCTGCGTCCTCAACAATAATGTGCAGTGA
- the HJV gene encoding hemojuvelin isoform X1 produces MGHPGQSPSPRPPHGSPPTLSILTLLLLLCGHAQSQCKILRCNAEYVSSTLSLRSGGSPGGLRGGGSGGRAAGAGSSGLCRALRSYALCTRRTARTCRGDLAFHSAVHGIEDLMIQHNCSRQGPTAPPPPRGPALADAGPGPLTPDPCDYEGRFSRLHGRAPGFLHCASFGDPHVRSFHHHFHTCRVQGAWPLLDNDFLFVQATSSPVAKGANATTTRKLTIIFKNMQECIDQKVYQAEVDNLPAAFEDGSINGGDRPGGSSLSIQTDNPGSHVEIRAAYIGTTIIIRQTAGQLSFSIRVAEEVARAFSAEQDLQLCVGGCPPSQRLSHSECSRRGAVSIDTARQLCKEGLPVEDAYFHSCVFDVLISGDPNFTVAAQAALEDARAFLPDLEKLHVFLSDAGVPVSSATLLASLLSGLSLLWLCFQ; encoded by the exons ATGGGGCATCCAGGACAGTCCCCTAGCCCCCGGCCCCCCCATGGCAGTCCCCCAACTCTAAGCATACTCACTCTCCTGCTGCTCCTCTGTGGACATG CTCAATCCCAATGCAAGATCCTCCGCTGCAATGCTGAGTATGTATCATCCACCCTGAGCCTTAGAAGCGGGGGTTCTCCTGGAGGGCTTCGAGGAGGAGGCAGTGGTGGTCGAGCAGCAGGAGCCGGCTCCAGCGGCCTCTGTCGGGCGCTGCGCTCCTACGCGCTCTGCACTCGGCGCACCGCTCGCACCTGCCGCGGGGATCTTGCCTTCCACTCGGCGGTGCACGGCATCGAAGACCTAATGATCCAGCACAACTGCTCCCGCCAGGGCCCCACGGCTCCTCCCCCGCCCCGGGGCCCTGCCCTTGCAGACGCAGGTCCTGGTCCCCTAACCCCAGACCCCTGTGACTACGAAGGCCGGTTTTCCCGGCTGCATGGTCGTGCCCCGGGCTTCTTGCATTGCGCCTCCTTCGGGGACCCCCACGTACGCAGCTTCCACCATCACTTTCACACGTGCCGTGTCCAAGGAGCTTGGCCCCTGCTGGATAACGACTTCCTCTTTGTCCAGGCCACCAGCTCCCCCGTGGCAAAGGGGGCCAACGCCACCACCACCCGGAAG CTCACCATAATTTTTAAGAACATGCAAGAATGCATTGATCAGAAGGTCTACCAGGCTGAGGTGGACAATCTTCCTGCAGCCTTTGAAGACGGTTCCATCAACGGAGGTGACCGGCCTGGGGGCTCAAGTCTGTCCATTCAAACTGACAACCCTGGGAGCCACGTGGAGATCCGAGCCGCCTACATCGGCACAACTATAATCATCCGGCAGACGGCTGGGCAGCTCTCCTTCTCCATCAGGGTGgcggaggaggtggccagggcctTCTCAGCCGAGCAGGACCTGCAGCTCTGTGTTGGAGGGTGCCCTCCAAGCCAGCGACTCTCCCACTCAGAGTGCAGCCGCAGGGGAGCTGTCAGCATAGACACTGCCCGACAGCTGTGCAAGGAGGGGCTTCCGGTGGAAGATGCTTACTTCCATTCCTGTGTCTTTGACGTTTTGATCTCTGGTGACCCCAACTTCACGGTGGCGGCTCAGGCGGCTCTGGAGGACGCCCGGGCCTTCCTGCCAGACTTGGAGAAGCTGCATGTCTTCCTCTCGGATGCTGGGGTCCCTGTCTCCTCAGCAACCCTCTTAGCCTCACTCCTTTCTGGGCTCTCTCTTCTGTGGCTTTGCTTCCAGTAA
- the HJV gene encoding hemojuvelin isoform X2, translating to MIQHNCSRQGPTAPPPPRGPALADAGPGPLTPDPCDYEGRFSRLHGRAPGFLHCASFGDPHVRSFHHHFHTCRVQGAWPLLDNDFLFVQATSSPVAKGANATTTRKLTIIFKNMQECIDQKVYQAEVDNLPAAFEDGSINGGDRPGGSSLSIQTDNPGSHVEIRAAYIGTTIIIRQTAGQLSFSIRVAEEVARAFSAEQDLQLCVGGCPPSQRLSHSECSRRGAVSIDTARQLCKEGLPVEDAYFHSCVFDVLISGDPNFTVAAQAALEDARAFLPDLEKLHVFLSDAGVPVSSATLLASLLSGLSLLWLCFQ from the exons ATGATCCAGCACAACTGCTCCCGCCAGGGCCCCACGGCTCCTCCCCCGCCCCGGGGCCCTGCCCTTGCAGACGCAGGTCCTGGTCCCCTAACCCCAGACCCCTGTGACTACGAAGGCCGGTTTTCCCGGCTGCATGGTCGTGCCCCGGGCTTCTTGCATTGCGCCTCCTTCGGGGACCCCCACGTACGCAGCTTCCACCATCACTTTCACACGTGCCGTGTCCAAGGAGCTTGGCCCCTGCTGGATAACGACTTCCTCTTTGTCCAGGCCACCAGCTCCCCCGTGGCAAAGGGGGCCAACGCCACCACCACCCGGAAG CTCACCATAATTTTTAAGAACATGCAAGAATGCATTGATCAGAAGGTCTACCAGGCTGAGGTGGACAATCTTCCTGCAGCCTTTGAAGACGGTTCCATCAACGGAGGTGACCGGCCTGGGGGCTCAAGTCTGTCCATTCAAACTGACAACCCTGGGAGCCACGTGGAGATCCGAGCCGCCTACATCGGCACAACTATAATCATCCGGCAGACGGCTGGGCAGCTCTCCTTCTCCATCAGGGTGgcggaggaggtggccagggcctTCTCAGCCGAGCAGGACCTGCAGCTCTGTGTTGGAGGGTGCCCTCCAAGCCAGCGACTCTCCCACTCAGAGTGCAGCCGCAGGGGAGCTGTCAGCATAGACACTGCCCGACAGCTGTGCAAGGAGGGGCTTCCGGTGGAAGATGCTTACTTCCATTCCTGTGTCTTTGACGTTTTGATCTCTGGTGACCCCAACTTCACGGTGGCGGCTCAGGCGGCTCTGGAGGACGCCCGGGCCTTCCTGCCAGACTTGGAGAAGCTGCATGTCTTCCTCTCGGATGCTGGGGTCCCTGTCTCCTCAGCAACCCTCTTAGCCTCACTCCTTTCTGGGCTCTCTCTTCTGTGGCTTTGCTTCCAGTAA